The following proteins are co-located in the Thermus sp. LT1-2-5 genome:
- a CDS encoding helix-turn-helix domain-containing protein, with protein MRKAFKYRLYPTQPQAKDLERTLDLCRHLYNAALQERREAYKKAKRSVSFSEQT; from the coding sequence ATGCGCAAAGCCTTCAAGTACCGCCTCTACCCCACCCAACCCCAGGCCAAGGACCTGGAGCGCACCCTAGACCTCTGCCGCCACCTCTACAACGCCGCCTTGCAGGAGAGGAGAGAGGCCTACAAGAAGGCGAAGAGAAGCGTGTCCTTCTCCGAGCAAACG